From one Peptoniphilaceae bacterium AMB_02 genomic stretch:
- a CDS encoding TRAP transporter permease → MNEENNHNPLNDNPEMKSEDPIETKDETKKEDVEISIEDLIPEDTDVDELLDKYDKDSSKLRKLTGPIALAVSVVAIFMSLFHLYTAYFGTLLSMKQRSLHILLAFVLGLALYPATKRSKKERPTIIDVLLMVLAVIVFGYIFMNVETIAIKGGQMTKIDYAFGVIAILLTLEVTRRVVGPELPIVTIVFLLYAYFGRKLPGLFAHRGFNVQRIVSHMYLTTEGIMGTPIAVSSTFVFMFILFGSFLDKTGVGKFFIDFAFALTGSTKSGPAMTSVLSSGLMGSISGSSVANTVTTGAFTIPLMKKTGYEPHYAGAVEAASSTGGQIMPPVMGAAAFIMADFTGFKYVSIIKAALIPAILYYIAIGTMVHLEASKKNLKGLPREQLPKMKNIFLSTGYLVIPLIIIIYMLIMQYTPTYAALVGIFSAVVIASIVSIIKKDKSFTYKSLLDALDSGAKAALGVICACACAGMVVGVVTLTGFGLRIAELIVKISGGNLLLTLFLTMIASIILGMGLPTTAKYIVLATMAVPALTKLNVNLMAAHLFILYFGVVADVTPPVALAAYAGAGIAGANSMKTGVQAFKLSMAAFIIPYIFALNPALILVKGTVGSTIEWLPFTAALPNIATAIIGIICLGGAMEGYLFYKAKFYERIILLAAALSLLVPGWISDIIGIAVIVLLFFLQTRRKKADMAASA, encoded by the coding sequence TTGAATGAAGAAAACAATCACAATCCTCTAAATGATAATCCGGAAATGAAATCAGAAGATCCTATAGAAACTAAAGACGAAACAAAAAAAGAAGATGTGGAAATTTCTATTGAAGATCTGATACCTGAAGATACTGATGTCGATGAGTTATTGGATAAATACGATAAAGATAGTTCAAAACTAAGAAAACTCACTGGACCAATAGCCTTAGCAGTTAGTGTGGTGGCAATTTTTATGTCACTATTCCATCTGTATACTGCATATTTTGGAACACTATTGTCCATGAAACAGAGATCTCTACATATTCTGTTAGCATTCGTTCTAGGACTGGCATTATATCCGGCTACAAAACGCAGTAAAAAAGAAAGACCTACTATAATAGATGTTCTACTGATGGTCTTAGCCGTAATCGTATTTGGATATATATTTATGAATGTCGAGACAATTGCCATAAAGGGCGGACAAATGACCAAGATCGACTATGCATTCGGAGTTATAGCAATTTTATTAACACTTGAAGTTACTAGGAGAGTTGTTGGACCGGAGCTTCCAATAGTAACTATTGTATTTTTATTATATGCATATTTCGGTAGAAAACTTCCGGGACTTTTTGCTCACAGGGGCTTTAATGTACAGAGGATAGTTTCACATATGTACTTGACTACTGAAGGTATAATGGGAACACCTATTGCCGTATCGTCAACTTTTGTATTTATGTTCATCTTGTTCGGATCATTCTTAGACAAGACCGGGGTAGGTAAATTCTTTATAGATTTTGCATTTGCCTTAACGGGAAGTACAAAATCAGGACCGGCTATGACTTCCGTACTATCTAGTGGACTAATGGGATCAATATCAGGTTCATCTGTAGCAAATACGGTTACTACAGGTGCATTTACCATTCCGCTGATGAAGAAAACGGGATATGAACCTCATTATGCGGGTGCAGTTGAAGCGGCATCTTCTACCGGAGGACAGATAATGCCCCCTGTAATGGGAGCTGCAGCATTTATAATGGCAGACTTTACCGGGTTTAAGTATGTTTCAATAATTAAAGCAGCACTTATACCGGCTATTCTTTACTATATTGCTATTGGAACCATGGTTCACTTAGAGGCTTCTAAAAAGAATCTGAAAGGTCTACCTAGAGAGCAATTGCCAAAGATGAAGAATATATTCCTTTCGACAGGATACTTGGTAATACCGCTAATTATAATCATTTATATGTTGATTATGCAGTACACACCTACTTATGCTGCTCTAGTTGGAATCTTTTCGGCAGTTGTAATAGCGTCAATAGTATCTATAATTAAAAAAGATAAGTCGTTTACTTATAAATCTTTGCTGGATGCACTCGATTCAGGAGCTAAGGCTGCACTAGGCGTTATTTGCGCCTGTGCCTGTGCAGGTATGGTAGTTGGAGTAGTTACACTTACAGGATTTGGACTTAGAATTGCTGAATTAATTGTTAAGATTTCAGGTGGAAACCTGTTGTTGACACTATTTCTAACCATGATCGCTTCGATTATATTGGGAATGGGACTTCCAACAACTGCAAAATACATCGTACTTGCAACTATGGCAGTACCCGCTTTGACTAAGTTAAATGTAAACTTAATGGCAGCACATTTATTTATACTCTATTTTGGAGTTGTTGCAGACGTAACACCTCCTGTCGCTCTTGCAGCTTATGCCGGGGCGGGAATTGCGGGGGCAAACTCCATGAAAACGGGGGTACAAGCCTTTAAGCTGTCTATGGCGGCCTTTATTATACCATATATCTTTGCACTTAATCCGGCACTCATATTGGTTAAGGGGACAGTGGGAAGTACTATTGAATGGTTACCGTTTACTGCAGCATTGCCTAATATAGCAACGGCCATAATCGGTATAATATGTCTAGGTGGTGCTATGGAAGGGTACCTGTTCTACAAGGCTAAATTCTATGAACGGATTATCCTGTTAGCTGCTGCACTTTCATTGCTAGTACCTGGATGGATATCTGATATTATAGGAATAGCAGTTATAGTATTATTGTTCTTCTTGCAGACTAGAAGAAAGAAAGCAGATATGGCTGCAAGTGCATAA
- a CDS encoding TIGR03936 family radical SAM-associated protein, which translates to MHIRGKFIKIGFMRLIGHLDLMKLFHRGLKRAGIELKYSEGFTPSPKLSIPNPLPLGTESVCEYIEFDTDNTFNPKTYIELINEQLPKGIEIIDLYESSILSSISREIVFSSYRIYIPDEYSHKDIEAAIDALLKLDSYVVIRKKKNKKKRRIDEIPIDIRSLIIDIKASSDDRGFYIEYVCHSSDGSNLRADVLIKGISNILGVVIDMTDLSVVRTGQYIDENRTEVSLEG; encoded by the coding sequence ATGCATATAAGAGGAAAATTTATTAAAATTGGATTTATGCGATTAATAGGTCATTTGGATTTAATGAAACTATTTCATAGAGGTCTTAAAAGGGCAGGTATTGAACTAAAATATTCTGAAGGATTTACTCCATCTCCAAAACTTTCAATACCCAATCCATTGCCACTTGGAACGGAGTCGGTTTGTGAATATATAGAATTCGATACAGATAATACATTCAATCCTAAAACATATATCGAACTGATTAATGAACAATTGCCTAAGGGGATAGAAATTATTGATCTATATGAATCTAGTATTTTATCTTCAATCTCAAGAGAAATAGTCTTTTCCTCTTACAGGATATATATTCCCGATGAGTACAGTCATAAAGATATTGAGGCAGCAATAGATGCATTATTGAAATTGGATAGTTATGTAGTAATTAGAAAAAAGAAAAATAAGAAAAAGAGAAGAATTGATGAAATTCCGATAGATATAAGAAGTTTGATTATAGATATAAAGGCATCGAGTGATGATAGGGGCTTCTATATTGAGTATGTATGTCATTCAAGTGACGGATCAAATCTTAGAGCGGATGTATTAATTAAAGGGATATCTAATATCTTGGGAGTAGTTATAGATATGACGGATTTGTCAGTGGTAAGAACAGGACAGTATATTGACGAAAATAGAACAGAAGTTTCGTTGGAGGGTTAA
- a CDS encoding TAXI family TRAP transporter solute-binding subunit, which yields MNKKWIALLLALVMVLTFVVGCGTKPAEDAKKETEKVEEKKEEPKEEPKEDAKEEPKEEPKDEKKPASGETQFISIATGGVAGTYYPLGGAMATILNDAGLGLQATAQSTGASVENVELITRGDAEIAFVQNDVTYYAYNGIEAFKDKGEMKDIAGMATLYPEVVQIIARGDLDINSVEDLKGKKVAVGAPGSGTEVNARQILEIHGLSYDDLAKVDYLSFAEATDQLKNKQVDVAFVTAAVPTSAVTEVSTTADVKLVPMDEAKIKELSEKYPYYIQVDIEPGDYKGQEEKVVATAVMAMLIVPKNMDEDLVYNMTKAIFENTDVIVEAHARGKDITLETALSGMPIDVHPGAQKYFDEKGIKAD from the coding sequence ATGAATAAGAAGTGGATTGCACTTCTATTAGCACTTGTAATGGTGTTAACATTTGTTGTAGGTTGTGGAACAAAACCTGCTGAAGATGCAAAGAAAGAGACTGAAAAGGTTGAAGAGAAGAAGGAAGAGCCTAAGGAAGAACCTAAGGAAGATGCCAAAGAAGAACCTAAAGAAGAACCTAAAGATGAGAAAAAGCCAGCGAGCGGTGAAACTCAGTTTATCTCTATAGCTACAGGTGGAGTTGCGGGTACTTACTATCCTCTTGGTGGTGCGATGGCTACAATCTTAAACGATGCCGGTCTAGGATTACAGGCAACAGCTCAGTCAACAGGAGCATCTGTAGAGAACGTTGAACTAATCACTAGGGGAGATGCAGAAATAGCATTCGTACAAAATGACGTAACATACTATGCTTATAACGGAATCGAAGCCTTCAAAGACAAGGGAGAAATGAAGGACATAGCTGGAATGGCAACTCTATATCCGGAAGTAGTACAGATAATAGCTAGAGGCGATTTAGATATTAACTCTGTCGAAGATCTTAAAGGTAAGAAAGTTGCAGTAGGAGCTCCGGGTTCAGGTACTGAGGTTAACGCAAGACAAATACTTGAAATTCACGGATTAAGCTATGATGATCTTGCTAAGGTTGATTATCTATCCTTTGCAGAAGCAACCGACCAGTTGAAAAACAAACAAGTAGATGTAGCATTTGTAACTGCTGCAGTACCTACTTCAGCTGTAACAGAAGTTTCTACTACTGCAGATGTAAAATTAGTACCTATGGATGAAGCTAAAATCAAAGAACTTAGCGAAAAATATCCATACTACATCCAAGTTGATATCGAGCCGGGAGACTATAAAGGCCAAGAAGAGAAAGTTGTAGCAACCGCAGTAATGGCAATGCTTATAGTTCCAAAGAATATGGACGAAGACTTAGTTTACAATATGACTAAAGCCATCTTTGAAAATACAGATGTTATTGTAGAAGCACATGCCAGAGGAAAAGATATTACCCTTGAAACAGCTCTTAGCGGTATGCCGATAGATGTTCATCCAGGTGCTCAAAAGTACTTTGATGAAAAGGGAATAAAAGCTGATTAA
- a CDS encoding TIGR03960 family B12-binding radical SAM protein, which produces MIDINKLNRVLNRVDKPARYVGMEVNSVNKNISEVDVSVAFAFPDVYEIGMSYNGLNLLYGLINGKENMLLERVFSPWTDMQEEMLKEKINLFTLESKTAVSEFDFFAFTFQYEMSYTNILRLLDLAGLELKSSDRSEEDPIIIAGGPCAYNPEPMADFIDLFFIGEAEEGLLELLELYIELKKCGVTKSEFLKKACKIKGIYAPKFYTEYYNEDNTINRREKNYLEAPDIIQKRYIENLDEVYATEKPILPNIEAIHDRVVEEIFRGCTAGCRFCQAGMIYRPIREKKIDTIVNQIDTMLVNSGYDEISLSSLSTCDFPELELLVKKLVESYSDQNIRISLPSLRLDSKSLGVLKEIEKMKKTGLTFAPEAGTQRLRNVINKNISIEDIDRAVRFAFSEGYTTIKLYFMIGLPTETIEDVLGIKEIAYMIKDIFFEQDLTNVKGNLKITASSSCFVPKPFTPFQWEAQDDIETLYEKANLLKSEIRDKKVKYNFHDPRISKLEAVIARGDRRVGRVIENAYRRGCHFDGWGEHFKFEKWMEAFEEEGIDPDFYANRQRSTDEILPWDFIDIGVSKKFFIRERQKALNEEVSKDCREICHGCGVNRSYPGGYCPCI; this is translated from the coding sequence ATGATTGATATTAATAAATTAAACAGAGTTTTAAACAGAGTAGATAAACCGGCGAGATATGTTGGAATGGAAGTAAATTCTGTAAATAAAAACATCTCTGAGGTAGATGTAAGTGTAGCTTTTGCCTTTCCCGATGTCTATGAAATAGGGATGAGTTATAACGGTTTAAATCTTCTTTATGGCCTTATAAACGGAAAAGAAAACATGCTTCTTGAAAGAGTATTTTCACCATGGACCGATATGCAGGAAGAGATGCTAAAAGAGAAAATAAATTTATTCACATTGGAGTCTAAAACAGCAGTATCCGAGTTCGATTTTTTTGCTTTTACCTTTCAGTATGAAATGAGCTATACCAATATACTTAGACTATTGGATTTAGCAGGACTTGAACTTAAATCAAGCGATAGAAGCGAAGAAGATCCTATAATCATCGCTGGAGGACCATGTGCCTATAATCCCGAACCTATGGCGGATTTTATAGATCTTTTCTTTATAGGTGAAGCAGAAGAAGGATTACTGGAATTATTAGAACTCTATATTGAATTGAAGAAGTGTGGAGTCACCAAGTCTGAATTTCTTAAAAAAGCATGTAAAATCAAAGGCATCTATGCTCCTAAGTTTTATACTGAATACTATAATGAAGACAATACCATAAATAGAAGAGAAAAGAATTATCTTGAGGCACCTGATATTATCCAAAAGAGGTATATAGAGAATTTAGATGAGGTCTATGCAACTGAAAAACCGATATTGCCGAATATAGAGGCAATTCATGACAGAGTAGTTGAGGAAATTTTTAGAGGCTGCACAGCCGGATGTAGGTTTTGTCAAGCCGGTATGATTTATAGACCAATTAGAGAAAAGAAAATAGACACTATTGTAAATCAAATAGATACTATGCTGGTTAATTCAGGATATGATGAGATTTCTCTTTCTTCACTGTCCACATGTGATTTTCCGGAGCTTGAATTATTAGTAAAGAAGTTGGTGGAATCCTATTCTGACCAGAATATAAGGATTTCACTACCATCTTTAAGGCTTGACTCGAAGAGTCTTGGAGTACTTAAAGAAATCGAGAAGATGAAAAAAACAGGACTTACATTTGCTCCCGAAGCAGGAACTCAGAGACTTAGAAATGTAATAAATAAAAATATAAGTATAGAAGATATTGATAGAGCGGTGAGATTTGCATTTAGTGAAGGATATACTACTATAAAACTGTACTTTATGATAGGTCTCCCAACGGAAACCATAGAAGATGTACTTGGAATAAAAGAGATAGCTTATATGATCAAGGACATCTTCTTTGAACAGGATCTAACAAATGTTAAGGGCAACTTAAAGATAACTGCGAGTAGTTCATGTTTTGTTCCAAAACCATTCACTCCATTTCAATGGGAAGCTCAAGACGACATAGAAACTCTATATGAAAAAGCAAACCTTTTAAAATCGGAGATTAGAGACAAGAAAGTCAAATACAATTTTCATGACCCAAGAATAAGTAAACTCGAAGCGGTAATTGCAAGAGGAGATAGAAGAGTGGGTAGAGTCATAGAAAATGCATATAGAAGAGGTTGTCATTTCGACGGTTGGGGCGAACATTTCAAATTTGAAAAGTGGATGGAAGCTTTTGAAGAAGAGGGAATTGATCCGGATTTCTATGCTAATAGGCAAAGAAGTACTGATGAAATTCTACCTTGGGATTTTATTGACATTGGGGTTAGTAAGAAGTTCTTTATAAGAGAAAGACAAAAAGCCTTAAATGAAGAAGTTTCAAAAGATTGCAGAGAAATCTGTCATGGTTGCGGTGTGAATAGAAGTTATCCCGGAGGGTACTGCCCATGCATATAA
- a CDS encoding penicillin-binding transpeptidase domain-containing protein, with amino-acid sequence MNKSHDQLKRFSVITVILILMMTALVVGSFKLMIVEGKKYREISDTKRIKDIHVTAPRGNIYDRNGVLLAGTRPSFTVQLLADEIKNLTAKERNDEFLALIRLLEVDGANYIEQTPIQLNTFIYETEEDYLKEELSPDDKVLDIIVKNELVPELLTKTKSIRGDLNYDFIIANRALNALESKGTALPINIEFDGQINAKFKGVEVLDEFLKKHELTGKEDPISIIGQFINNDKTTIRKIINHPYAREIVYDLLKSKNLVENIKLRDFELSDDRKYLLNKVELSKLYPEITLTSSPKDDFVNLVAKNSLKLFLEKMDITDNNEVIKPAEILINMIEKKTGIDTSLVANVNLVSEVVTIEYKDADESTSEKPLDKLIRLANEAGVLSEFITDERIKYLAQETNTKAGIIPQISVIEWDYIFVKNKSDLLEKYKLKNDASPELLLQKMKEYYDIEHSDEYISLSLVSLNRMLEGQGHLSYQPINIAYNVKEKTVAKIGEQIKNNAGIAVSVQPVRYYPEGKSAAHVLGYMGRISQPDEIQKYVKENKYDPNELIGKTGVEESFESVLRGQDGKRVVEVDSLGNRTRTLDEKPPVPGGSVYLTNDIKLQKVAEAALKQTLEKLRTGGSFESKWGNAPLRHNEQEGRPYYNATSGSVVVLDVETGEVLALANEKSYDPNLFATGISESDWKSLFPSDDKNPLADRPLLNIAMQSQIQPGSIFKLTTSLAALEKGFDPYREIEDKGFIEIGDTIFGCWIWNTVKGTHGNENVFRAIRDSCNYYYYCLALGENPQTGDQLNVKLDINDIRASAIKLGLDAPTGIEINIPYESGGRLPNPEEKKQTMKQLLHYFLEENIEQYIKPDKKTNPIIIEEMINKITSWIEEEETITREDIETRLDELGIDAEKVLEGKTETLVDIIKYTYIDQSGWNITDMLNVVIGQGQNAYTPLQMANYASIFANGGYRNKVSVIKEVKSHDNTRVLLKNEPVRNRLDLNNYENLKHIGEGMNMASHFGSLQLVFGNFPIEVALKTGTAEREGINPTTNKGFDDYSWMVAFAPYDNPKIAIASLLYQAGSGSNNAAIVREIVGEYLKLEPKADQNTEEIKVPEGERVE; translated from the coding sequence ATGAATAAATCACATGATCAATTAAAGAGATTCAGTGTAATAACTGTCATTTTAATTTTAATGATGACAGCTCTTGTCGTGGGTTCATTTAAATTAATGATAGTTGAAGGTAAGAAATACAGAGAGATTTCTGATACTAAAAGGATAAAAGACATACATGTAACAGCTCCCAGGGGAAATATATATGATAGAAACGGAGTATTACTGGCCGGAACGAGACCTTCCTTTACAGTGCAGCTATTGGCAGATGAGATAAAAAACTTGACTGCCAAGGAGAGAAATGATGAATTTTTAGCTTTAATCAGGCTTTTAGAAGTAGACGGAGCTAATTATATAGAACAAACACCCATACAATTAAATACATTTATATATGAGACAGAAGAAGATTATTTAAAGGAAGAATTATCACCTGATGACAAAGTTTTAGATATTATAGTTAAAAATGAATTGGTACCGGAGCTTTTAACGAAAACCAAATCGATTAGAGGCGATTTAAATTATGATTTTATAATTGCCAATAGAGCACTAAATGCATTGGAATCCAAGGGTACGGCATTACCAATAAATATAGAATTTGATGGACAAATTAATGCGAAATTTAAAGGCGTTGAAGTTCTCGACGAATTTCTAAAAAAGCATGAATTGACAGGTAAAGAAGATCCAATTTCAATAATAGGTCAGTTTATAAATAATGATAAAACTACAATTAGAAAAATAATAAATCATCCATATGCCAGAGAAATAGTTTATGATTTATTAAAATCCAAGAATTTAGTAGAAAATATCAAACTTAGAGATTTTGAATTATCAGATGACAGAAAATATTTGTTGAACAAGGTAGAATTGAGTAAACTCTATCCGGAAATTACTTTAACTAGTAGTCCTAAAGATGATTTTGTAAATTTGGTAGCCAAGAATTCATTAAAACTATTTCTTGAGAAGATGGATATCACTGACAATAATGAGGTAATTAAACCTGCTGAAATCTTAATCAATATGATTGAGAAAAAGACAGGAATAGATACATCCCTTGTTGCAAATGTGAACCTTGTATCAGAGGTAGTGACGATAGAGTACAAGGACGCTGATGAAAGCACATCCGAGAAACCTCTGGATAAGCTTATAAGACTGGCTAATGAAGCCGGAGTTCTTAGTGAATTTATAACAGATGAAAGGATAAAATACTTAGCACAGGAAACTAATACGAAAGCAGGAATCATTCCTCAAATATCTGTTATAGAATGGGATTATATTTTTGTTAAGAATAAATCCGATTTACTTGAAAAATATAAGCTGAAAAATGATGCAAGTCCTGAACTTTTACTCCAAAAAATGAAGGAGTACTACGATATAGAGCATAGTGATGAGTATATATCACTTTCACTTGTTTCATTAAACAGAATGCTCGAAGGACAAGGCCATTTAAGCTATCAACCTATAAATATAGCCTATAATGTTAAGGAAAAAACCGTAGCAAAAATAGGCGAACAGATTAAAAATAATGCGGGAATTGCCGTATCAGTTCAACCGGTCAGATATTATCCGGAAGGAAAATCTGCGGCGCATGTTTTGGGCTACATGGGTAGGATTTCACAACCGGATGAAATCCAAAAATATGTTAAAGAAAACAAATACGATCCAAATGAACTAATAGGTAAAACAGGTGTCGAAGAGAGTTTTGAGTCTGTACTTAGAGGACAAGACGGCAAAAGAGTAGTAGAAGTTGACTCTTTAGGTAATAGAACCAGGACTCTTGATGAAAAACCTCCTGTTCCGGGAGGATCGGTCTACTTAACCAATGATATAAAACTTCAAAAAGTTGCTGAAGCAGCACTTAAGCAAACCTTGGAAAAACTGCGTACAGGAGGAAGTTTTGAGTCCAAGTGGGGGAATGCTCCACTTAGACATAATGAGCAGGAAGGCAGACCTTACTATAATGCGACAAGTGGATCGGTAGTAGTACTGGATGTAGAAACAGGAGAAGTCCTTGCGCTTGCAAACGAAAAATCATATGATCCAAACCTGTTTGCAACCGGTATATCCGAAAGTGATTGGAAGAGTTTATTCCCCTCAGATGATAAAAATCCACTAGCTGACAGACCGCTTCTCAATATTGCAATGCAGTCACAAATTCAGCCCGGTTCAATATTCAAGCTGACAACTTCATTAGCAGCTCTTGAAAAAGGTTTTGATCCTTATAGAGAGATAGAAGACAAAGGCTTTATTGAAATAGGAGATACTATATTTGGATGCTGGATTTGGAATACTGTAAAAGGCACTCATGGTAATGAAAATGTCTTTAGAGCTATAAGAGACTCGTGTAACTATTACTATTACTGCTTGGCACTGGGTGAAAATCCACAAACAGGAGATCAGTTAAATGTCAAACTAGATATTAACGATATAAGAGCCAGTGCAATAAAACTCGGACTCGATGCTCCTACGGGTATAGAAATTAACATCCCGTATGAAAGCGGTGGAAGACTTCCAAACCCTGAAGAGAAGAAACAAACCATGAAACAGCTTTTGCATTATTTCCTGGAAGAAAATATTGAACAATATATTAAACCTGACAAGAAAACAAATCCAATAATAATAGAAGAGATGATAAATAAGATCACTTCTTGGATTGAAGAAGAGGAGACTATAACCAGAGAGGATATAGAAACCAGGCTGGATGAACTAGGTATTGACGCTGAAAAGGTACTGGAAGGAAAGACGGAAACCTTGGTTGACATCATAAAGTATACCTATATAGATCAATCAGGCTGGAATATAACCGACATGTTAAATGTTGTAATAGGCCAAGGTCAGAATGCGTACACACCACTTCAGATGGCAAATTATGCCTCAATATTTGCAAATGGCGGATACAGAAATAAGGTGTCTGTAATAAAAGAAGTAAAAAGTCATGACAATACACGAGTGTTATTAAAAAATGAACCTGTAAGAAATAGGCTTGATTTAAATAATTACGAGAACTTAAAACATATTGGAGAAGGTATGAATATGGCTTCGCATTTCGGTTCATTGCAATTGGTATTCGGTAACTTCCCGATAGAGGTTGCTTTGAAAACAGGAACAGCTGAAAGAGAAGGTATAAATCCTACTACAAATAAGGGATTCGATGATTACAGTTGGATGGTCGCTTTTGCTCCATATGATAATCCTAAGATTGCAATAGCCTCGCTATTGTATCAAGCGGGATCAGGATCAAACAATGCTGCGATTGTTCGTGAGATTGTAGGAGAATATCTAAAACTTGAGCCTAAAGCAGATCAAAACACAGAAGAAATTAAAGTTCCTGAGGGTGAGAGAGTAGAATGA
- a CDS encoding ribonuclease E/G — protein sequence MNYGFIDICDTPTLGVLIDGKLRHYKEYKTDELPIGSIIRARVVKKLPWLECFEVQISDEETALLPYKQKLDETSSDQILVQLVKPKLGKKNARVTEKIKLKGKYIIVDPYTKGVNISRKIEDEYKRELLISTVSDCNPEYGIIIRTDAEYADIESIKSELRILVMRTEMILKELNFLPTPKVIYWQKPDYAAEIKTFANDLNQVITNSTSVFEELSKDHLLKDKIVIKRAYDVSEDREVQFRLGNRVNRVIELNSGANIVIDELEALTVIDVNSSSFTYGSNKEESALKVNLAVIEEILNQIMIRSLGGIIIIDFIRMNSGNSEIVKNIFISTSKEYNLNINYIGFTRSGLLEVVVNR from the coding sequence ATGAATTACGGATTTATTGATATTTGTGACACACCAACTCTTGGTGTATTGATAGATGGGAAATTAAGACATTATAAAGAGTATAAGACAGATGAACTTCCAATAGGATCGATAATAAGGGCTAGGGTAGTAAAAAAACTACCCTGGCTTGAATGTTTTGAAGTCCAGATAAGTGATGAGGAAACAGCACTTTTACCATATAAACAGAAACTTGATGAAACTTCATCGGATCAGATATTAGTACAATTAGTTAAACCTAAGCTTGGTAAGAAAAATGCCAGAGTAACTGAAAAAATAAAATTAAAAGGAAAGTATATAATAGTTGACCCCTATACTAAAGGAGTTAATATTTCCAGAAAAATAGAAGATGAATATAAAAGGGAATTACTTATCAGTACCGTATCAGACTGTAATCCTGAATATGGGATAATTATAAGGACTGATGCTGAGTATGCCGACATTGAGTCAATAAAATCTGAGCTTAGAATACTTGTGATGAGAACGGAAATGATTTTGAAAGAGCTGAACTTTCTACCCACACCAAAAGTTATATACTGGCAAAAGCCTGACTATGCAGCAGAAATAAAAACTTTTGCAAATGATTTAAATCAAGTCATCACAAACTCTACCTCCGTTTTTGAAGAATTGTCTAAGGATCATCTATTAAAAGACAAAATAGTAATAAAAAGAGCTTATGATGTATCAGAGGACAGAGAAGTTCAATTTAGATTAGGGAATAGAGTAAATAGAGTTATTGAGCTTAACTCAGGTGCTAATATCGTAATTGATGAGTTGGAAGCTTTGACGGTAATAGATGTAAACTCGAGTTCATTCACATATGGTTCTAATAAAGAAGAAAGTGCATTAAAAGTTAACCTCGCTGTGATAGAAGAGATATTGAACCAAATAATGATACGCAGCTTAGGTGGGATAATAATTATCGATTTTATTAGGATGAATAGTGGCAACTCAGAAATTGTTAAGAATATATTTATATCTACCTCTAAAGAATATAATTTAAACATAAATTATATCGGTTTTACTAGATCAGGGTTATTAGAAGTAGTGGTAAATCGTTAA
- a CDS encoding DUF1850 domain-containing protein has translation MDNNKEEVRSFPPSSYFLFILVILIALAVLILTPVKILVAENFESKEILTFWKIREDDDLAISYTHSVERTEVSEWYKVKNSKLVLMEEHFSSYGAGLPADNTYPFKITDKGFVIYDINKPMDEVIYRTGAVRANHRLKINNEDVAFVSFSKAREAVCFKIMDINLMRYLIGRCRN, from the coding sequence ATGGATAATAATAAAGAGGAAGTGAGGAGTTTTCCTCCTTCCTCATATTTTTTATTTATTTTAGTTATATTAATTGCACTTGCAGTATTAATACTGACTCCTGTAAAAATACTTGTGGCAGAAAATTTTGAGTCGAAAGAAATCTTAACATTTTGGAAGATAAGAGAAGATGACGACTTAGCCATTTCCTATACCCATTCTGTTGAAAGAACCGAAGTGTCCGAATGGTATAAAGTCAAGAATTCCAAGCTTGTTTTGATGGAAGAGCATTTTAGTTCATATGGAGCGGGACTGCCTGCAGACAATACTTATCCTTTCAAGATTACAGATAAAGGATTTGTTATTTATGATATAAATAAACCGATGGATGAAGTAATATATAGAACAGGAGCTGTTAGGGCAAATCACAGACTGAAAATAAATAATGAGGATGTAGCCTTTGTTAGTTTTAGCAAAGCAAGAGAAGCTGTATGTTTTAAGATAATGGATATTAATTTGATGAGGTATTTAATAGGGAGGTGTAGGAATTGA